The Desulfosporosinus sp. Sb-LF genome contains a region encoding:
- a CDS encoding NAD(P)H-dependent oxidoreductase: MDTKINILAFTGSLRRNSYNKASLRAARDLVPEGASLDIVDLALIPFFNEDLEAEGIPQVVVDFKRKIALADALLIATPEYNYSIPPVLKNALDWASRGTDLPLYGKPLAIMSASPSMFGGVRAQYHLRQVCVVLNLLLLNKPEVFIMNANTKFDQDGTLMDDYTRNVISKLLQALVDKARELNEK; encoded by the coding sequence ATGGATACTAAGATTAATATCTTGGCTTTTACAGGAAGCCTACGTCGCAATTCATACAACAAGGCGTCTTTACGAGCTGCGAGGGACCTAGTGCCTGAGGGCGCAAGCTTAGATATAGTGGATCTCGCGCTTATCCCATTTTTTAATGAGGATTTGGAGGCTGAAGGGATTCCTCAAGTGGTGGTAGATTTCAAAAGGAAAATAGCCTTGGCCGATGCACTCCTAATTGCTACACCAGAGTACAACTATTCAATACCACCCGTATTAAAAAATGCCTTAGATTGGGCCTCTCGGGGTACGGATTTGCCATTGTATGGTAAGCCATTGGCAATCATGAGTGCCTCCCCTAGTATGTTTGGAGGAGTACGTGCTCAGTATCACTTGCGCCAGGTTTGTGTTGTACTTAATCTCTTGCTGCTTAATAAACCGGAAGTATTTATAATGAATGCAAATACTAAGTTTGATCAGGATGGGACGTTGATGGATGACTATACTCGAAATGTGATTTCTAAGCTTTTGCAGGCTCTGGTGGATAAAGCCCGGGAGTTAAATGAAAAATAA